In Desulfopila inferna, the following are encoded in one genomic region:
- the asd gene encoding aspartate-semialdehyde dehydrogenase: MLNVGFVGWRGMVGSVLMERMMKEHDFQGFEPHFFTTSQVGEKGPDVGSGCKPLQDAGNISLLAEMDIILSCQGGGYTGSIYEELRSRWDGYWIDAASTLRMKDDSIIVLDPVNRTVIDAGLHKGVKNFIGGNCTVSLMMMALGGLFENDLIEWVSSMTYQAASGAGAKNMRELLTQMGELHTDVAPILNNPASAILDIDTRVTEKLNDGTLTCDNWRVPLAASLVPWIDSPMENGQTREEWKGISETNKILGRSGDAIIPVDGQCVRIGTMRCHSQAFTIKLKKDFNLKEIEEIIAAHNEWVMVVPNERRQSEEVLTPAKTSGTLSVPIGRIRKMNIGARYLTAFSVGDQLLWGAAEPIRRMLKIVLQHLQK, encoded by the coding sequence ATGCTCAATGTAGGGTTTGTAGGTTGGAGAGGCATGGTTGGCTCCGTTCTTATGGAACGGATGATGAAGGAGCATGACTTCCAAGGGTTTGAGCCTCATTTCTTTACAACCTCTCAGGTTGGAGAAAAAGGCCCTGATGTCGGCTCCGGTTGTAAACCACTGCAGGATGCCGGTAATATAAGTCTGCTTGCAGAAATGGATATCATTCTATCATGTCAGGGGGGTGGTTATACCGGCAGCATCTATGAAGAATTGCGCTCCCGCTGGGACGGCTACTGGATTGATGCCGCTTCAACCCTGAGGATGAAAGATGACAGCATTATCGTTCTTGACCCGGTTAACCGGACGGTGATTGATGCCGGCTTGCACAAAGGGGTGAAAAACTTCATCGGCGGCAATTGCACGGTCTCTCTGATGATGATGGCACTTGGTGGTCTCTTTGAAAATGATCTGATAGAATGGGTCAGTTCCATGACCTACCAGGCTGCCAGCGGAGCCGGAGCCAAGAACATGCGGGAACTGCTCACTCAGATGGGGGAATTGCATACCGACGTTGCACCAATTTTAAATAATCCTGCATCGGCCATACTTGATATAGATACCCGGGTGACGGAAAAACTCAATGATGGTACGCTGACCTGTGACAACTGGAGGGTACCTCTTGCCGCCAGCCTGGTCCCCTGGATTGATTCGCCGATGGAAAACGGTCAGACCCGAGAAGAATGGAAGGGCATCAGCGAAACCAACAAGATTCTTGGCAGGTCCGGCGATGCGATAATTCCGGTTGACGGTCAGTGCGTCCGTATCGGCACCATGCGCTGCCACTCACAGGCTTTTACCATAAAATTGAAAAAAGATTTTAATCTCAAGGAGATAGAGGAGATCATCGCAGCCCATAACGAATGGGTTATGGTCGTTCCGAACGAACGCCGGCAATCGGAAGAGGTTCTTACCCCGGCCAAGACCTCCGGAACCCTGAGCGTACCCATTGGCAGAATCCGCAAGATGAATATCGGTGCCCGATATCTCACCGCTTTCTCAGTCGGTGATCAGTTGCTTTGGGGGGCCGCCGAACCTATTCGACGAATGCTAAAAATTGTTCTTCAGCACCTTCAAAAATGA
- a CDS encoding ABC transporter permease subunit, whose product MDEVLAAQQIVDTRPTGRIALLREFWSYFSENKGAVAGLFFFIAIILVAIFADFFAPHAPNQQFRDALLQPPFWQNGGNFLFPLGTDAVGRDILSRLIFGARFSLFIGCVVVSLSLVVGVILGLAAGYFRGRVDTFIMRIMDVVLAFPSLLLALVLVAILGPSLINAMIAIAIVQQPHYVRLTRAAVMSEMTKDYVTASRIVGVKTLRLMFITVLPNCMAPLIVQAALSFSTAILDAAALGFLGMGAQPPAPEWGTMLAEAREFILRAWWVVTFPGIAILTTVLAINLMGDGLRDALDPKLKRS is encoded by the coding sequence TCATATTTCAGTGAGAACAAGGGTGCCGTTGCCGGTCTTTTTTTCTTCATCGCCATTATTCTGGTGGCAATTTTTGCGGACTTTTTCGCCCCTCATGCACCTAATCAACAATTCCGTGATGCCCTGCTGCAGCCTCCTTTCTGGCAAAACGGCGGCAATTTTCTTTTCCCTTTGGGAACAGACGCCGTTGGTCGGGACATTCTGTCCCGTTTGATTTTCGGGGCCAGGTTTTCATTGTTCATAGGGTGCGTCGTGGTTTCCCTTTCCCTTGTTGTCGGTGTTATTCTCGGACTTGCAGCCGGATATTTCAGAGGGAGGGTCGATACCTTTATCATGCGCATCATGGATGTGGTCCTGGCATTTCCCAGCCTTCTGCTGGCATTGGTATTAGTAGCTATCCTCGGCCCCAGCTTGATCAATGCGATGATTGCCATCGCCATCGTTCAGCAGCCTCATTATGTGCGGCTGACAAGGGCGGCGGTGATGTCCGAAATGACAAAGGATTATGTCACCGCCTCCCGAATCGTCGGGGTGAAGACGCTGAGGCTGATGTTCATTACCGTGCTGCCTAATTGTATGGCTCCACTGATTGTCCAGGCCGCTCTCAGCTTTTCCACCGCTATTCTCGATGCCGCCGCCCTCGGTTTTCTCGGTATGGGAGCCCAGCCTCCTGCTCCTGAGTGGGGGACAATGCTGGCCGAGGCCAGAGAATTTATTCTGCGTGCCTGGTGGGTCGTCACCTTTCCCGGAATAGCTATATTGACCACGGTGCTGGCGATTAACCTGATGGGCGACGGTCTGCGCGATGCCCTCGATCCGAAACTTAAACGGTCCTAA
- a CDS encoding hybrid sensor histidine kinase/response regulator: MHSAHILIVEDEAIVASDLIRKLKRLGYTVCAIASTGEEAIAKAKQLKPQLVLMDIQLTGQIDGIEAAREIRDCCDSPVIFLTAHSDSATLARAKLTGPLGYILKPFDERDLATQIELAVNKYQADRKLREQREWLHVTLSSIGDAVIATDEQEKVTFINPVAESLTGWSSAEALGMVATSIFQLVDEQTREPVNPPIGHVVRRNLSVQKQIPERVNLLTKNGRIIPIEHRESPILDFSGKIIGLVITFQDVTDKRSAERALQHSEYLLNKAQEMAHLGSWELDVNDQGMMKWSDEVYRIFGLDFDISSPTYEDFIDRIHPDDRRMVEKTYSDSRYLDSVTYDIEHRIIRPDGDIRYVHQKCEHQRDKGGRVIRSVGMIHDITEQKAAQEALQRSNRELEQFAYVASHDLQEPLRAIIGFLQLLQSRYGESIDEKGHQFIERSIKAGYRMQSLIRELLSLSRVSSRASDFALADLNVIFQEVMESLNPLVEQEKATISCTELPTLAVDANQIRSLFQNLVINGIRYNSNPNPSIEIGCHELGGYYQFFIKDNGIGISPQFHQRIFVVFQRLHTEREFAGSGVGLAMCTKIVERHGGTIWVESGQGKGSTFYFTLPKSR, translated from the coding sequence ATGCATTCAGCACATATCTTAATTGTCGAGGACGAAGCCATCGTTGCCAGTGACCTGATCCGTAAACTGAAACGACTGGGATACACCGTTTGTGCAATCGCCTCCACTGGCGAAGAGGCCATCGCCAAGGCAAAACAGCTCAAGCCGCAACTGGTACTGATGGACATCCAGCTGACAGGCCAGATAGACGGCATTGAGGCAGCACGGGAGATTAGAGATTGCTGCGATTCCCCGGTAATCTTCCTGACCGCCCACTCTGATTCCGCCACTCTGGCCAGGGCCAAACTGACCGGGCCTTTAGGGTATATCCTTAAACCGTTCGATGAACGTGATCTGGCCACGCAGATCGAATTGGCTGTTAATAAATATCAAGCTGACCGCAAGCTCCGGGAACAAAGGGAGTGGCTGCACGTCACGCTGAGCAGTATTGGTGATGCGGTGATCGCCACCGACGAGCAGGAAAAAGTTACCTTCATCAATCCCGTAGCCGAGTCGCTGACCGGCTGGAGTTCAGCGGAAGCCCTGGGGATGGTGGCAACGAGCATATTTCAGCTGGTTGACGAGCAGACGAGAGAGCCGGTTAACCCTCCAATCGGGCATGTAGTTCGACGGAACCTGTCAGTACAAAAACAAATCCCCGAACGCGTCAACCTGCTGACCAAAAACGGGCGAATAATACCAATAGAGCATAGGGAGTCCCCCATCCTTGACTTTTCCGGAAAAATCATCGGCCTGGTCATCACCTTCCAGGATGTCACCGACAAACGTTCTGCAGAGCGTGCCCTTCAGCACAGTGAATATCTCTTGAATAAAGCTCAGGAGATGGCGCACCTGGGTAGCTGGGAGCTTGACGTGAATGATCAAGGCATGATGAAGTGGTCGGATGAGGTATATCGCATATTCGGTCTTGATTTCGATATCTCCTCGCCAACCTACGAAGACTTTATTGATCGAATTCATCCCGATGACCGCCGGATGGTGGAGAAAACCTACTCAGACTCGCGATACCTCGACTCTGTTACCTATGACATCGAACACAGGATTATCAGGCCTGATGGAGATATACGCTATGTACACCAAAAATGCGAACATCAGCGGGATAAAGGGGGCAGGGTAATCCGTTCGGTAGGCATGATCCACGATATCACTGAACAGAAAGCGGCCCAGGAGGCTCTTCAGCGGTCCAACCGGGAACTGGAGCAGTTTGCCTATGTTGCCTCCCATGACCTTCAGGAGCCGCTACGAGCGATTATCGGCTTCCTGCAGCTCCTGCAGAGTCGCTACGGCGAAAGTATCGATGAAAAAGGCCATCAATTCATCGAACGCTCCATCAAGGCCGGCTATCGTATGCAATCGCTGATCAGGGAGCTCCTCAGCTTGTCGAGAGTAAGCTCCCGGGCCTCCGATTTTGCTCTCGCCGATCTGAATGTTATCTTCCAGGAGGTCATGGAAAGCCTGAATCCATTGGTGGAACAGGAAAAGGCAACCATCTCCTGCACGGAACTTCCGACCTTGGCGGTTGATGCCAATCAAATAAGGAGCCTCTTCCAGAATCTGGTAATCAACGGTATCAGATATAATTCCAATCCCAATCCCAGTATTGAAATCGGCTGTCACGAATTAGGCGGCTACTATCAGTTCTTTATCAAGGATAACGGCATCGGTATCTCTCCCCAATTTCACCAGCGTATCTTCGTGGTCTTTCAGCGGCTGCACACCGAACGGGAGTTTGCCGGAAGCGGCGTGGGCCTGGCTATGTGCACGAAAATCGTGGAGCGGCACGGCGGCACCATATGGGTTGAGTCCGGTCAGGGAAAAGGGTCTACATTCTATTTCACTCTACCTAAATCCAGGTAA
- a CDS encoding dipeptide ABC transporter ATP-binding protein, translating to MERKIVLQASNLQRHYEIKRGTFRKPAILKALDGATFTLETGRTLAVVGESGCGKSTLARLVTLIEEPTAGELKIQGVDIITASSSAKRALHSKVQIVFQDPYGSLNPRQKIGFCLEEPLLVNTSMGKKERGKKAREMLDLVGLRPEHYDRYPHMFSGGQRQRIAVARALMLNPEILVLDEPVSALDVSIQAQILNLITDLQDTFNLAYLFISHDLSVVKHIADDVMVMYLGRPIEFGSREMIFNKPHHPYTRALLSATPVADPFRTKERIALQGELPSPIAPPPGCTFHPRCPYMTEICTGEPPAIRELDNCEVACYHPKTY from the coding sequence ATGGAGAGGAAAATCGTTTTGCAGGCTTCAAATCTGCAGCGGCACTATGAGATCAAGCGTGGCACTTTTCGCAAGCCTGCCATACTAAAAGCGCTTGATGGAGCTACATTTACTCTTGAAACAGGGAGGACGTTGGCGGTTGTAGGCGAATCCGGCTGCGGCAAGTCCACGCTGGCCCGGCTGGTAACCCTTATCGAAGAACCGACGGCCGGCGAGCTGAAAATTCAAGGTGTTGATATTATCACGGCAAGCAGCAGCGCCAAAAGAGCACTCCACTCCAAGGTCCAGATTGTCTTTCAGGATCCCTACGGTTCTCTCAATCCACGGCAGAAAATAGGCTTCTGTCTGGAGGAGCCGCTTCTGGTCAATACTTCGATGGGGAAAAAGGAAAGAGGAAAAAAGGCCAGGGAAATGCTTGATCTTGTTGGTCTGCGGCCGGAACACTATGACCGCTATCCCCATATGTTCTCGGGCGGACAGCGTCAGCGTATCGCCGTTGCCCGTGCTTTGATGCTCAATCCGGAGATACTGGTGCTTGATGAACCTGTTTCCGCACTCGATGTGTCTATCCAGGCCCAGATTCTCAATTTGATCACCGACCTGCAGGATACCTTTAATCTTGCCTATCTTTTCATCAGCCATGATCTCTCAGTGGTTAAACATATAGCCGATGACGTGATGGTGATGTATCTGGGAAGACCTATCGAGTTTGGCAGCAGGGAGATGATTTTCAATAAACCCCATCATCCCTATACCCGGGCTCTGCTTTCTGCAACTCCGGTAGCCGACCCGTTCCGGACCAAAGAGCGGATAGCCCTTCAAGGTGAATTGCCGTCTCCGATAGCTCCTCCGCCGGGTTGTACCTTTCATCCACGCTGTCCTTATATGACGGAAATATGTACCGGAGAGCCGCCGGCAATCAGAGAACTGGACAACTGCGAAGTAGCCTGCTATCACCCGAAGACATATTAA
- a CDS encoding PaaI family thioesterase translates to MDTEEARKIFSNDRFAALAGIEIVESAKGYCKTSLTIEEKHLNAANVIQGGAIFTLADLAFAVASNSHGQLALAINVNISFLRGKSSGTLYATASEVGEPKRLGAYDVLVTDEGGEIIARFNGMVYRMKKNVLR, encoded by the coding sequence ATGGATACTGAAGAAGCCAGAAAAATTTTTAGCAACGATCGATTTGCCGCACTGGCAGGCATTGAAATAGTTGAGTCGGCAAAGGGTTATTGCAAAACCAGCCTGACTATCGAGGAAAAACACCTCAATGCAGCGAATGTCATTCAGGGAGGTGCCATCTTTACGCTCGCCGACCTTGCCTTTGCCGTGGCCTCCAACAGTCATGGCCAATTGGCTTTGGCAATCAATGTCAACATCTCCTTTCTTCGGGGGAAATCATCAGGCACTCTCTATGCCACCGCCTCGGAAGTCGGTGAACCGAAGCGACTCGGTGCCTACGATGTTTTGGTTACCGATGAAGGGGGGGAGATAATCGCGAGATTCAATGGTATGGTATACCGAATGAAAAAAAATGTTTTGAGGTAG
- a CDS encoding response regulator, producing the protein MKQDISILIIEDNLDDYLLLKEVISSSDEFNATIFHTDRLAEAVCIAEGNDLDVVITDLSLPDSFGLETFTSFHEKYPSIPTIILSGRKDHELAYQAVKKGAQDYLFKGEPSQTAIVRTIRFAIERQRLITELQQALGHVRQLQGLLPICAHCKNIRDDEGYWSSIEHYITSRSEAEFSHSICPDCAKKYYPDIFNQDE; encoded by the coding sequence TTGAAACAGGACATTTCCATCTTAATCATTGAAGATAATCTGGATGATTACCTGCTCTTAAAGGAAGTAATATCATCTTCTGATGAATTCAATGCGACAATTTTCCATACAGATCGACTCGCTGAAGCTGTTTGCATCGCAGAAGGAAATGACCTCGATGTAGTGATCACCGATCTTTCACTACCCGACAGTTTTGGCCTCGAGACATTTACCTCATTCCATGAAAAATATCCTTCCATACCGACTATAATTCTGAGTGGCCGCAAGGATCATGAACTGGCCTACCAGGCGGTCAAGAAGGGAGCCCAGGATTATCTGTTTAAGGGAGAGCCCTCGCAGACCGCGATAGTACGCACCATTCGCTTTGCCATCGAGCGACAACGGTTGATCACCGAATTACAGCAGGCCCTGGGCCATGTCCGGCAGTTACAAGGACTGCTGCCTATTTGCGCACATTGCAAGAATATCCGCGATGATGAAGGATACTGGAGCAGCATTGAGCACTATATCACCAGCCGTTCGGAAGCGGAATTCAGCCATAGTATCTGTCCGGATTGCGCTAAAAAATATTATCCGGATATTTTTAACCAAGATGAGTAG
- a CDS encoding ABC transporter ATP-binding protein has protein sequence MSLLEIKNLSVAFQTAGGMFTAVDKVTLNVNPGEVVSIVGESGSGKSVAMLALMGLLPWTAKVTADVLKFDGKDLTTISGYQLRKIIGKEMAMIFQEPMTSLNPCFTVGFQLSEALKIHFGMNRRDRKKRAIELLEQVGIPEPQKRLSAFPHQLSGGMNQRVMIAIAISCNPRLLIADEPTTALDVTIQAQILDLLVNLQKEKQMSLVLITHDMGVVAETAERVVVQYAGQQVEKQFIKGLFSDPHHPYTAALLDSLPERARTKKLPSIKGVVPGQFDKPSGCVFSPRCKYATPLCRSTPPPPADEELGRALCHYPLKDGLPTNYPEKVEVA, from the coding sequence ATGTCACTGCTCGAAATTAAAAATCTATCGGTCGCTTTTCAAACAGCAGGTGGAATGTTCACCGCCGTTGATAAAGTCACGTTGAATGTAAACCCCGGCGAGGTGGTCTCCATTGTTGGTGAATCGGGATCGGGAAAATCAGTGGCGATGCTGGCCCTGATGGGACTTCTCCCCTGGACGGCCAAAGTGACTGCCGATGTCCTCAAATTTGACGGCAAGGACCTCACCACCATTTCAGGATACCAGTTGAGAAAAATCATCGGCAAAGAAATGGCCATGATTTTTCAGGAGCCCATGACCAGTCTGAACCCTTGTTTTACCGTAGGATTTCAGCTTTCGGAAGCGCTGAAAATTCATTTCGGTATGAACCGCCGGGATCGCAAGAAAAGAGCAATCGAACTGCTCGAGCAAGTAGGCATTCCTGAGCCGCAGAAAAGATTATCTGCTTTTCCCCACCAACTCTCCGGTGGTATGAACCAGCGCGTCATGATTGCCATTGCCATTTCCTGCAATCCCCGGCTGCTCATCGCCGATGAGCCGACCACGGCGCTGGATGTCACTATTCAGGCTCAAATACTTGATCTTCTTGTTAATCTTCAAAAAGAAAAACAGATGTCACTTGTTCTTATTACTCACGATATGGGGGTTGTTGCCGAAACTGCGGAGAGAGTGGTGGTGCAGTATGCCGGGCAGCAGGTGGAAAAGCAGTTCATTAAAGGTTTGTTTTCCGATCCTCATCACCCCTATACCGCGGCGCTGCTCGACTCCCTGCCGGAGAGAGCAAGAACCAAGAAATTGCCGTCGATAAAAGGCGTGGTGCCCGGCCAGTTCGACAAGCCTAGCGGCTGTGTTTTCTCGCCGCGCTGTAAATACGCCACACCTTTGTGCCGCAGTACTCCGCCGCCGCCTGCGGATGAGGAACTCGGCAGGGCCCTGTGCCATTATCCCCTGAAGGATGGTCTGCCGACAAACTATCCTGAAAAAGTGGAGGTGGCATAA
- a CDS encoding cation diffusion facilitator family transporter — protein sequence MEHSHGGQFNNYNRSFAIGVLLNIIFVFIEAGYGFAVDSLVLIADAGHNLSDVASLLLAWGAGLLARKTATDRRTYGFRKVTIMASLISAILLLIALGGIAWEAVRRFFDPQPAAGSTIIIVAAIGVIINTVTALLFIKGQKHDLNIRGAFLHMAADAGVSLGVAIAGVIITLKGWQWIDPLVSLGIVAVILIGTWGLLRDSINYAIDAVPRSIDIPAVREYLLSFDRVLDIHDLHVWPLSTTEIALTVHLVVDDNRLDNHFLRNLQQNLHDNFGIEHATIQVEASDGIMLSGWPVLNTDNYSSGISQGSA from the coding sequence ATGGAACACAGTCACGGCGGGCAATTCAACAATTATAACCGATCCTTTGCCATAGGTGTTCTTCTCAATATTATATTTGTGTTTATTGAAGCAGGTTATGGTTTTGCCGTCGATTCACTCGTCCTCATAGCAGATGCAGGACACAACCTCAGTGACGTAGCCAGCCTGCTGCTGGCCTGGGGAGCCGGACTACTGGCTCGAAAAACAGCTACCGACAGAAGGACCTATGGTTTCCGCAAGGTAACGATCATGGCCTCCCTGATCAGTGCAATACTCCTGCTGATTGCCCTTGGAGGCATTGCCTGGGAGGCCGTCCGCCGTTTCTTCGATCCTCAGCCCGCAGCAGGGTCAACCATTATCATTGTCGCTGCAATCGGAGTCATCATCAACACCGTTACGGCCCTGCTCTTTATAAAAGGCCAGAAACATGATCTCAATATCCGTGGAGCATTTCTTCATATGGCTGCAGATGCTGGAGTGTCTCTGGGAGTTGCGATCGCCGGCGTTATCATCACCCTCAAGGGCTGGCAATGGATCGACCCGCTAGTCAGTCTTGGCATCGTCGCTGTTATCCTGATCGGTACCTGGGGATTACTGCGTGATTCAATCAACTATGCTATAGACGCCGTTCCCAGAAGCATCGACATCCCCGCAGTACGAGAATATCTTCTCAGCTTCGATCGTGTTCTAGATATTCACGACCTGCATGTCTGGCCGCTGAGCACCACCGAAATAGCATTGACAGTTCATCTGGTAGTGGATGATAATAGACTGGATAATCATTTTCTGCGGAATCTTCAGCAAAACCTGCATGATAATTTCGGTATTGAGCATGCCACAATCCAGGTAGAGGCCTCGGATGGCATCATGCTCTCGGGCTGGCCGGTATTAAATACCGATAATTACAGCAGTGGAATAAGTCAGGGTTCAGCTTAA
- a CDS encoding response regulator, producing MVERPVVLIVDDEDICLTIAETMVSHIGLSVITAGNGVEALEQYRLHDPQIACVIMDIQMPRMNGIEAFYQLKKTYKDVKVIIASGHLGSANRELLEPLQPAGILKKPFSFEELSELLEKVTGIRKCPS from the coding sequence ATGGTCGAACGTCCTGTTGTTCTTATTGTTGATGATGAAGATATTTGCCTGACCATTGCCGAAACAATGGTAAGTCATATTGGCCTTTCAGTCATAACCGCCGGTAACGGAGTGGAGGCGTTGGAACAATATCGTTTGCACGATCCGCAGATTGCCTGCGTTATAATGGATATCCAGATGCCGCGAATGAATGGAATCGAGGCATTTTATCAGTTGAAAAAGACATATAAAGACGTCAAAGTGATAATTGCATCCGGCCATTTAGGCAGTGCAAACCGGGAGTTGCTCGAACCGCTTCAACCCGCCGGTATTCTTAAAAAACCTTTTAGCTTTGAAGAACTTAGCGAGTTACTGGAAAAAGTTACCGGTATCCGGAAATGCCCAAGTTGA
- a CDS encoding response regulator translates to MNTADTHFPQILLVEDNSDDALLTLEALQSSNLPVGTHIVTDGIAALAFLRKEGKYRGKPRPDLVLLDLNLPLMSGHEVLEEIRNDDNLTGLPVIILTTSEDEEDIRKAYKLHANCYITKNIDFFKFTEIIRQVEEFWLQLVKLPR, encoded by the coding sequence ATGAATACTGCTGATACGCATTTTCCACAGATCCTGCTCGTGGAGGATAATAGTGACGATGCTCTGCTCACTCTGGAAGCTTTACAAAGTTCGAATCTTCCTGTTGGAACGCATATAGTCACCGATGGTATCGCCGCTTTGGCCTTTTTACGCAAGGAGGGCAAATATCGTGGAAAGCCCAGACCTGATCTGGTTCTTCTGGATTTGAACCTGCCGTTGATGAGTGGACATGAAGTTTTGGAGGAAATCAGGAATGATGATAATCTCACAGGTCTTCCTGTAATTATATTAACGACCTCCGAAGATGAAGAGGATATCCGTAAAGCGTATAAATTGCATGCAAACTGCTATATCACTAAAAATATAGATTTCTTTAAATTCACCGAAATCATCAGGCAAGTTGAGGAATTTTGGCTTCAACTGGTTAAACTTCCACGGTAG